The Elgaria multicarinata webbii isolate HBS135686 ecotype San Diego chromosome 1, rElgMul1.1.pri, whole genome shotgun sequence genome includes the window ATTTACGTATTTATATATTACTAGTTTTTCCAAATTTCTACCAAATTCCCAGGgcagttagagagagagagagagagagacagacagacagacacacacacacacacatacacacagagagagagagagagagagagagagagagagagaataagagcttcatcacaccagcgttatactgtgtatTCACTGCGacgtgcatgcaaaggactctgatgttttctacttaataatctgcttttattgtgaagtactctgatgcATCCTGTTTTGATTACGCtccttccccaaaagaagcaaaatgtttttgtgtggggaaagtctggttcttcccaTCATTcaaaagcacaccgctcaaatttcaacatgtgctTTCATCCTTAAACATGTGCTTTCATCCTGACCCTAGCTTTGCATTTGACCattgacttttgcctctggcccttgtttggactctgttcctctcggactctgcctcttgccttgatccctgcctggaccttggctgcttgttgactggacttctcttctgtctctggcccctgcttggattctgaacctgtgtctgacctagtgcctgtttcctggatctgcttccttcttctggccctctgttggactctgccaccagAGACCCATGCCTCACCCCAGCTTGCAccaccagtattccaaccacCCACGCCAGTTCCGTCTCCTTCTGTCCCAGCCCCGGcattcctgcctaaggaccctgccACCCACACCCCAGATCATGacacagtggcaggtcttaagtAGATATTTCAGCAAACCAAATTGtattcagattgggtcatctgttgatttgtaATGATTTtgtaaatttcctccctcaagcccttcaGAGCTCATAGTCAACTAGTAGGAAGGAATGGAGGAGCCCTGTTGCATTGCTGTGGGCAGGCGCGtgtttgtgcacacacacacacacacacacacgcatgcacacatacaccaaTGTGCCAGGAAGCTTTCACAGCTTTCagctaaagaaaaaagaaacctttaTGGGGGGGGAGGATTGCAAAAGAGCATTTTCTCCTGCACATGGGGCAGTAGCCTAGGTAAACAGAAGAGGCTGGGCACACACATTGCAGTGGAATTGGCTAGATCCCATGCTTGTTTTCTGAGAAATCCCAAGGAGCCAGTAGGGGTCAGGAGGGCTTGGTGAGAACAGAGGCGTTTAGCCAGAAGCGCTGCGGCTGCttctctgagctttatcacaccattgCATGCAattcatggaaggggggagggtggtTTTCCAACAgggtgaatggagggggagttgtccgaCTACCACCAACGTATGAACTGTAAGGGGAGGTGCAAAGGAGACCAATGGGCAGAGGCAATAGCAAAAACAGCCACACTTTTCTTTTACTAAGTCGGACAACAGCAACACGCTGCAGGATACGTGTAAAGAGGCTTGGGACTTAcaagtgcacaggtgtaagtttgcaagttttcatacgAGCTATAAATGCTATATATCTGAAGTGGGATAATACGAGGGAGAACCAGAAAAAACGTGGAGGTGGGATAAAGGCTTAAAACAACTGAAATGTAGATACAAAGACATAAGAGGAAAGCCAAAAAATTAGAAAAACAGTTTAACGTCGTCAGTGGGATTATGATAAAAAAGGAGAGAGAcacggcaccttaaagactaagaaatTTATTATAACAAAAAGATGTGGGCTGGAGGCTTCTTCATTAGACATCTGTGTGTATGCTATattttcttcacaacaaccttgtgaggtaagtaAACCTGGGAGAGAGTgataacacccccacccccgcacccgTCCACTCCCAAGTTCCACAGTAAGATCCATAACTGCACAGTGGCTCTACACTCCAGGTCAAAGACTGTATCCACTCCTACGTTAATTCCCCTCTCTCTGAGGCATTCAATAAATGCAAAGTATTATTCTTAGTATTACCACTGCTTGTAGGATCAGTTACTTCAGGCATTGATGAGGAATGAaaagacatttttgtttaaaCGAGGGGGGGATTTGTACAACTGATTAGAGTTGTCACTGAGGACACCTGTATTCTGGCATCTAGGGAAATGTCGTTTATCATGGCATGAACTTTCAAAGACTCTGGTCCAATATTCAAGAAATGAACCGGCAAGGTAGTATGTCTGTCTGGAGCTCACTACTGCTCCACTGAACCTCTCCCTAAGGTAGTGGCCATGTATGTCTCATCTCGACTTCATACATTTACTGACAGGGGAACCATATGCAACATAAGCAGGTTAGCCAAGAGCTACAGGAAACTGTTCTCCTTTCATAATTACAAAATAACATGGTCACTTTTTTGGACCTCagcgtttatttttatttttcgtAACCTCACCCTTAAAAGAGACAACTTTGAATATGAGCTAATATTTTACAAAATGTCTTCCACTCAGAACTTCACAAAGTAAATAACTGCCAGCCAAAATAACAATGAAAGCCAGGTTGAAAGCCCTTTGCCCTCAGGCTGCATTATGATAAAgggtaggggtgtgatccgctccgattaggagcgtagaagcagtagcggattggcctgctccgccttacccagaggcggagtaggagcggaccgcggacccctagaagcaaggcgaagagaagcggccatttttcggagctcctagttcaggcggagcgctccagtcgccatcttgaaaacatttcgccataggattgcattgcggcaaataatcgcggataactacgttctttttgaagctatcgttctggaaattcttgtgctcagagagtcgtggatgggggtcattttgagaccactctcacctctctgcgttgtgcaggtcgcgtgctatatttttttgaaaatcgggtcaaccgcgcggctcaaacggcgttttcggcttttcgcccataggattgcattgagggaaagaatcggggataactggggggggtttaagctatcgttctgaaaattcttgtgcacagagagtcgtggatgggggtcattttgagactactctcaactttctgcgtcctgtggttcttgtgcaatatttttttaaaaatcggggtttggggttttttgtttttttttggaagcgatgacaggcacattcaactcccaatcctgatgagaattgatctcctcagaaagcatcctcctccaatcccagcgttggaggggggactaaggcagacccaccctgagaactttctgttttgtgtctctttgtgggttggcgttcgtcgagggaacacttagttagttagtgctcctgctttggactttggagatagattaggatagatttagtttggcgcgtgtgtgtgtgtttgtttgcttctttctgacttatagcttagtttgccctgtgtttttcccttactttgatttaatataaactttatttttaaattttggagtgtgtgtttggtgggttgggttggttgccccccccctgactgttctgcttttgtgaaagctttcttttgaaagcatacacacacttcttgtcccattttcctacatttattagtaatattcttaaacatattttattatattcttttacatagtcttagtagtatattagtatctcatacatattattagtagtattcatattttattcttcttatacatattagtagtagtgtttggttggttcttttcccccctcccctctcttaaatcctgattgtgtttccttctatcttctatataccaaaaaataccaaaaaataccaaaaaaaaatttcttctctttttcttctctgtgtaacttggactgagtgggctgcttttgtgaagtgcaacaggcagccacagattgagcattttggggaaagcatacacacacttcttgtcccatttccctacatttattagtaatattcttaaacatattattagatattcttagtagtatatatattagtatattctcatacatactatattagtagtataatattttattctttttatacagcatacacacttcttgtcccatttccctacatttaaacatatattcttcttatacatattcttagtagtaccttatacatattattagtagtattaatattttattagtcatcatgaaaagagggagcaggcgtgctgaaagcagcaaggctcaggctggcaccagtaagcaggctgcctctcctcctgtgaaaatcaaacgggcaactccttggctgactgctccaaaacagaagcaggacaagcagcaggcagagccactctcttctgcaacttgtgcccggtgttctctttttgagggtgggaatgggaaaagtgcccctttacaagaggcaggtggcattagaggaggaggagtatccccaacaccttcattatcctttcagcccacgagcccgctgatggacctagacgagggggagggggaggaggaggaggcggtgggcctccaggatgtggggcctgaggaggaggagcagcagcagcaggccgaggctctctccccagtctcatcccacacccctgtttctgtggcaacactaGAGAGCTCAGgagggcaattggtggtgtcaccacggaaacgaaagacaagcatcgtgtgggaccactttgagttgggagcggatccccgctttgctgtctgtcgccactacaaactcagcctaagcaggggttcatcgacagggcattatggaaccagcagcatgaagatgcatcttcataggcagcaccagtcggtcttgctggggaaagaggcaggcaaggcgactggttccaggggaaagccgaaggctgctgctgctgctgctgctgctggcacttccactctcagctctccatctcccatccccacaagggttaggcaggcaaccctgccggaaatggggtgggggaagtatggaaccacaagatggtgttttccaacgcccactcagggtgctactgtggtggggcatctgccgggactgactcctccccaatactagatctatgacatgtcactctgcctgcccctctgctagcctgtcctcctcggtgaccgactcactgggatggtttgcgtttgcaatgcgtgactaactgcagtgctggcttagaaaccagccatccttgcctcacttccttgtgccccaagaaatgcccgcagcctgcctgcctgcctgcctgcctgtctgcccgcctcccccggggtgttgctgtggtggggcatctgccaggactgactcctggcctactctgcctgcctctctgcccgcctggtgcctggtttgctcccaatcgtcctcctctgtgcccctcaaggcgtaactgctggcttagaaagaaagaaccagccatctttgcctcacttgctccttgtgcccgcttacgggttggtttgctatgcgttagtgctcaagccatccttgcggcactacaatgcatgctgcctgcctgcctgcctgcctgcctgcctgcctgctttgatgggattgctttgagtctgggcgtccatgtggacacatggataagctttcatggtgccaagtttgaggtttctaacatgcaaattgacggagctatcccaaggggtctgaatggggtgcccgattatcaaaaattccccaaaaatcaggggatgatgggattgctttaaaacttggcgtgcatgtgtatacccccatgaggtgtcatggtgccaaacatgaggtttctaacttgaacagaaaaaaagttgtatacttttttggatttcaatgcaagcctatgggggggagaaagcagagctctgatccggatccggagctccgcagtggagcggagcggactataggcggagcagggcagagcgaagcggcctgatccacaaattgcggatctgaaAGAGAAGctgatcagggggtccgtgcacacccctagtttctatgTAAAGTGGAggactccctcctgctgccaagagCTTTTGCCCTCACCTGAATCCTGGCTGAGGAGCATCATGGACTTCAACTTCTCCATCATCACCTGGTACAGGACAGGTAGATACTTCCCTCTGAGATACTTAtcgctgattttttttaaaacttggcgtgcatgtgtatacccccatgaggtgtcatggtgccaaacatgaggtttctaacttgaacagaaaaaaagttgtatacttttttagctttcaatgcaaccctatggggggcaaaaacggagctccggatccggatccggagctccgagcggagcggagcggtagtgggcggagcgggggcggagcggagtggcccgatccggaaaatggcagatctgcaagtgaagcggagcggggggtccgtgcacacccctaataaaggGAACGTCTAGATCAGGCGATAtgccagggatcgccccgggatcatccctgtgtgtccacatgatgccaggggatcccagggcagggagggatgatccctccctttacagctttaatcccaacttttccagtgGTCTTGGGATTGTTCTGATCCATAGGAGGTGTAGGCAGCCGTCCCACTTTCTTCATGGCTCCTCAGGAGTAAACATGAGGAAGAGGGGACTGGGCGTGTGGTACGGAGCtgttcaggagctctgtgtctatcaggggggaggggggagcgggattttcttaaaaaagaaaactaacCTTTTCGATGTAGCGTTTctgtgctcattttcaataaagaaacaaaaataaaaaatggcggacttgaaatcctcttcctcctgggacatcgcatgccacttgaggcctgagggggaggatctcacgatcatcatattgtgggaacctccccctcccctccttagaTCTAGACATGCTGAAAGATTctgtattaataaaataatatttttaacaagaagaaaaagaatttaaCTGTGAGCCCACTTGTTAGTTAGAAATAAAAACCAGGTTTgatagggcaatcctatgcatattttcttgGAAGCAATCCAAAGGGCTTACTCCTGGGCACTGTGCAGAGGATTTGAGCCTAAATGACGTTCCCTTTAGACTCTCAGTCGGTATTTGAACTGAACATCATGAGACGGTTTTGTAGTTCCAAACCCATGTCTTCTTACATCTATCATAGGCATTTCCTCTTCTGCATTAACCAGTTCCATGTCAAAGTAGGCCAGCATCAAGAAGACAAACATCTTCATTTCATTAACAGCAAAAAATCGCCCAGGGCAAAGTCCAGTTCCACCACCAAAAGGCATACTGTAATACTTTAGCTTTTCCCCATTCTTGTAGAACTCCTTTTTTATCCCATCTGGGGTCACAAACCTGTCGTATTTGAATGTGTGAGGGTCAGGGTGGATTTCTGGATCTGTTTGCAGTGCAAGAAAAGGCGACAGCAGTAGATCATCACCTTTCCGGAGAGTATATTCTTTGCCATCGGCCATCTTAATATCCATTTCCTGCATCACGGTTCTGAAGATAAAAATAGACCCTTTCAAGCGCAGAGTTTCCTCTATTgcactgtccagaagaggagtttTGATCATATCCAAGGACACGTTGATGAAGGGGCCGCCTGTCTTGTCCTCCTGACCGGTCTCTCTTAGAATTCTGTCCACTTCTTCCCTCACTGCCTTCATTGCTTCTGGATATTTCAGGAGATACAGAAGAATCCAGAAGGTAGCATGCACAATGTTAGCTTGAGATACCCAGAGAAGCATCAGATTAAATTGATTCCGCATCTTTTCAGTAATGCCAGGCTCAGTGAACTGCCGGTTTAGCTCAGCTACCCAATTGCTGATGCCCACCCTTTGATATAACTTTTCTACTGAGAGAATGTcccagaagtacttcttcaatctCTCTGTCTCCTTCTTGCTCAGAGGGTCTAGTATGCCGCTGACCATATGGGGAAAGAAACGGTCGAATTTCTCAAAATTTTCAGAGAAGTTTCCACCTTGGGTTAATTCATTCTCCTTAGCATTTTCTTTGCTGTCTACATCTTTGTGTGGCTCATTGCCAAACAAAGTCAGAAAAGAGGCTTGGAAGACAGTTTTGTAGATAAAGTGGAggactccctcctgctgccaagatCTTTTCCTCTCACCTGAATCCTGACTGAGAAGCATCACGGACTTCAACTTCTCCATCATCACCTGGTTCAGGACAGGTAGATACTTCCCTCCGAGATACTtatcactgatttttttaaaactatatagCTGAGAATCTGTGGAGTGGAGGCCAAAAACATTATGTGCTATCATTGATGTAAG containing:
- the LOC134396349 gene encoding 7-alpha-hydroxycholest-4-en-3-one 12-alpha-hydroxylase-like — encoded protein: MTLWETMLCTFLACLLATILGGLHKIGAFRKRKPKEPPLEKGFLPWVGHGLSFIWSPEEFLERMRKKHGDIFTVLLKGNYMHFLFDPSTYEPLMKLSKVLSYNKLTSMIAHNVFGLHSTDSQLYSFKKISDKYLGGKYLPVLNQVMMEKLKSVMLLSQDSGERKRSWQQEGVLHFIYKTVFQASFLTLFGNEPHKDVDSKENAKENELTQGGNFSENFEKFDRFFPHMVSGILDPLSKKETERLKKYFWDILSVEKLYQRVGISNWVAELNRQFTEPGITEKMRNQFNLMLLWVSQANIVHATFWILLYLLKYPEAMKAVREEVDRILRETGQEDKTGGPFINVSLDMIKTPLLDSAIEETLRLKGSIFIFRTVMQEMDIKMADGKEYTLRKGDDLLLSPFLALQTDPEIHPDPHTFKYDRFVTPDGIKKEFYKNGEKLKYYSMPFGGGTGLCPGRFFAVNEMKMFVFLMLAYFDMELVNAEEEMPMIDVRRHGFGTTKPSHDVQFKYRLRV